In one Marinitoga sp. 1197 genomic region, the following are encoded:
- a CDS encoding metal ABC transporter solute-binding protein, Zn/Mn family, whose product MKNLNIFFTILIILIINSCLFALNILTSIKPLELIVREISPEANIINLFNSSEDFKNATFDESIYSNMDLIILLNNEISFKNDSNKIVLSEGVLYYPYQKNPFLWSDPLYTVVIAYKIEKKMESLDPKNAIKYRDNLLRFTQRLVELSDYVSKIAKDSKIKIIDMNNLLTHFYNRYNINYYLYRDDITITRQDVLISSIKYNNSTFNNLKNKKISIDIFLSGYNTIIEFYKNIIDDIFDDE is encoded by the coding sequence ATGAAAAATCTAAACATTTTCTTTACTATACTTATTATTTTAATTATCAACAGTTGTCTTTTTGCATTAAACATACTTACTTCTATAAAACCTTTAGAACTTATTGTTAGAGAAATTTCTCCAGAAGCTAATATAATAAACCTATTCAATTCATCTGAAGATTTTAAAAACGCAACTTTTGATGAAAGTATATATAGTAATATGGATTTAATTATACTTTTAAATAATGAAATATCCTTTAAAAATGATTCCAATAAAATTGTTTTATCTGAAGGTGTATTATATTATCCTTATCAAAAAAATCCTTTTTTATGGTCAGATCCATTGTATACAGTTGTTATAGCTTATAAAATAGAGAAAAAGATGGAAAGTTTAGATCCGAAAAATGCTATTAAATATAGAGATAATTTATTACGTTTTACTCAAAGGTTAGTTGAACTGTCTGATTACGTTTCAAAAATCGCAAAAGATTCTAAAATTAAAATTATAGATATGAATAATCTTTTGACCCATTTTTACAACAGATATAACATTAACTATTATTTATACAGAGATGATATTACAATAACCAGACAAGATGTATTAATTTCAAGTATTAAATATAATAATTCCACATTTAATAATCTTAAAAATAAAAAAATTTCAATTGATATTTTTTTATCCGGGTATAATACTATTATAGAATTTTATAAAAATATAATAGATGATATTTTTGATGATGAATAA
- a CDS encoding NAD(P)/FAD-dependent oxidoreductase has translation MHDVIIIGGGPAGLFCAANINDKNVLILEKNEKVAKKLLVSGGGKCNFTNINPVNDLISHYGDKKNFVKKTLYNYSNEDLLKEIDFEYIITDEGKVFPKTMNSQTVLNWILKKIKDRGKIEVKTNLKVINIERSEDKFYIKTNKGIFLSKILVISTGGKSYPALGTTGDGFNFAKRFGHNIITPKPALTPVIIKDYLFSDLSGSSMEVRLKINKKLFKGTLLFTHKGFSGPVILNSSRYLKNGEKIKISFADFKNEDLFRIDFLNVLNNNKNKSLYDILKKKYNLTKRFVAIMFKTLKFDKSKKCNSINKNERNKIINYLYNHEFFIEKLGGFDVAMVTAGGVDTKEINSKTMESKLIKNLYFIGEVLDVDGDSGGYNIQWAFSSAKSAADNINIF, from the coding sequence GTGCATGACGTGATAATTATTGGTGGAGGACCGGCAGGATTATTTTGTGCAGCAAATATAAATGATAAAAATGTTCTTATTTTAGAAAAAAATGAAAAAGTTGCAAAAAAATTATTGGTATCCGGCGGAGGAAAATGTAATTTTACCAATATCAATCCTGTTAATGATTTGATATCTCATTATGGAGATAAAAAAAATTTTGTAAAAAAAACTCTATACAATTATTCAAATGAAGATTTACTTAAAGAGATCGATTTTGAATATATAATTACTGATGAAGGTAAAGTTTTTCCAAAAACAATGAATTCTCAAACGGTTTTAAACTGGATTTTGAAAAAAATAAAAGATAGAGGTAAAATTGAAGTAAAAACAAATTTGAAAGTAATAAATATCGAAAGAAGCGAAGATAAATTTTATATTAAAACAAATAAAGGAATTTTTTTATCTAAAATTCTTGTTATTTCAACTGGTGGAAAATCTTATCCAGCACTAGGTACCACAGGAGACGGTTTTAATTTTGCAAAACGATTTGGACACAATATAATAACTCCAAAACCCGCATTAACACCTGTAATAATAAAGGACTATTTATTTTCTGATTTATCTGGAAGTTCCATGGAAGTCAGGCTTAAGATTAATAAGAAACTTTTTAAAGGGACACTATTGTTTACACATAAAGGTTTTTCAGGGCCTGTCATTTTAAATTCTTCGAGATATTTAAAAAATGGAGAAAAAATAAAAATATCTTTTGCAGACTTTAAAAACGAAGATCTTTTTAGAATCGACTTTTTAAATGTTTTGAATAATAACAAAAATAAAAGTCTCTATGATATTTTAAAGAAAAAATATAATTTGACAAAAAGATTTGTAGCAATTATGTTTAAAACTTTGAAGTTTGATAAAAGTAAAAAATGCAATTCTATAAATAAAAATGAACGAAATAAAATAATAAATTACTTATACAATCATGAATTTTTTATTGAAAAACTGGGCGGTTTTGATGTTGCGATGGTGACTGCTGGTGGTGTTGATACAAAAGAAATAAATTCAAAAACAATGGAATCAAAACTTATAAAAAATCTTTATTTTATTGGGGAAGTTCTTGATGTCGATGGGGATAGTGGTGGTTATAATATCCAATGGGCTTTTTCTTCAGCAAAATCTGCTGCTGATAATATAAACATTTTTTAA
- a CDS encoding metallophosphoesterase family protein encodes MKRFLFFFFMFFIMISVFSAVSIEKISNNTILPNFSKAKVGDYLIKNEKISFIVGSEKRKDIYRGKIIEAYTNDLKRNLIDNYKIFIQNKMLSFESFNIKKRREYIEFTINNREFNGLKISTIYSLKKDKNYIEITNKIINNSKNKAKILIKDIVSFNELFPIIIKTKEKERKLLMIQENLISYSFLSDEKLISLRTLFSKNFGGIIYKPFYLEREKEINVSRKMYITKDIEEVRSILYSNYNTIYGKIIGKINSKEFIPILAYDKNNNPVSLKYTDKNGDFSFSNLDFEGYLSFEKEGFLNQKLMLKTKKARIIKIIPEFISYNFVWPPYLTNHTQNSVILNWKTNIPSTAKIELYNENRKLIKTIVTIFPANINHVEIKDLDAGKKYFYSINIKNYYIYSDLNYSGSFKTKSIKDENLKFAIYGDTRTYHEWHTYVAKKIAQDNPEFVINTGDLVEKGDYLPDWNSFFKEIKELSKKSIYYPLLGNHERNNSYYYQAFYLPNGSGDYNKRWYYFDYKRLRLIFLDSNAIGTKQLEEKQFNWLIKTLEDAKNKTVLVFYHHPFWNNCKGYNYGMEIHLEELWRPLFEKYGVKAIFNGHVHSYERHKKNNIIYVITGGGGAPLEIYTNKTKVPTTVNLNYGSLHYILAEIKNNEIFFTVKGVAKIKNKNNDRDLEKIDFIIDTFKIPIK; translated from the coding sequence ATGAAAAGATTTTTATTTTTTTTCTTTATGTTTTTTATAATGATTAGCGTTTTTTCTGCAGTATCTATCGAAAAAATTTCAAATAACACAATCCTTCCAAATTTCTCAAAGGCTAAGGTTGGTGATTATCTGATTAAAAATGAAAAAATAAGTTTCATTGTAGGTTCAGAAAAAAGAAAAGACATTTATCGCGGAAAAATTATAGAAGCTTATACTAATGATTTAAAAAGAAATTTAATTGATAATTACAAGATTTTTATTCAAAATAAAATGCTTAGTTTTGAATCATTTAACATAAAAAAGAGAAGAGAATATATAGAATTTACTATTAACAACAGAGAATTTAACGGTTTAAAAATTTCAACAATTTACTCTTTAAAAAAAGATAAAAATTATATTGAAATAACAAATAAAATAATAAATAATTCTAAAAATAAGGCAAAAATCTTAATTAAGGATATTGTTTCGTTTAATGAACTTTTTCCCATAATAATAAAGACTAAGGAAAAAGAGAGAAAACTTTTAATGATTCAAGAAAATTTAATATCTTATTCTTTTCTTTCAGATGAGAAATTAATTTCATTAAGAACCTTATTTTCAAAAAATTTCGGAGGGATTATATATAAACCATTTTATTTGGAAAGAGAAAAAGAAATAAACGTTTCAAGAAAAATGTACATTACAAAGGATATAGAGGAAGTTAGAAGTATTTTATACAGTAATTATAATACTATATATGGAAAAATTATCGGAAAAATTAATTCTAAAGAATTTATTCCAATATTAGCTTATGATAAAAACAATAATCCTGTTTCTTTAAAGTATACTGATAAAAACGGAGATTTTTCATTTTCTAATCTGGATTTTGAAGGTTATCTTTCATTTGAAAAGGAAGGTTTTTTAAATCAAAAATTAATGTTAAAAACGAAAAAGGCCAGAATTATAAAAATAATACCAGAATTTATCTCATATAATTTTGTATGGCCACCATATTTAACCAATCACACACAAAATTCTGTTATTTTAAACTGGAAAACAAATATACCTTCAACAGCAAAAATAGAACTATATAATGAGAACCGAAAATTAATAAAAACTATAGTAACGATATTTCCCGCAAATATTAATCATGTAGAGATAAAAGATTTGGATGCTGGAAAAAAATATTTCTATAGCATAAACATTAAAAATTATTATATTTATTCAGATTTAAATTATAGTGGATCTTTTAAAACTAAATCTATTAAAGACGAAAATTTGAAATTTGCAATATACGGTGATACAAGAACATATCATGAATGGCATACTTATGTTGCTAAAAAAATTGCCCAGGATAATCCTGAATTTGTTATAAATACTGGTGATTTAGTAGAAAAAGGTGACTATTTACCTGATTGGAATTCATTCTTTAAAGAAATAAAAGAACTTTCAAAAAAGTCTATTTATTATCCTCTTTTAGGTAATCATGAAAGAAATAATTCCTATTACTATCAGGCCTTTTATTTGCCAAATGGAAGTGGCGATTATAATAAAAGATGGTATTATTTCGATTATAAAAGATTAAGATTAATTTTTCTTGATTCAAATGCCATTGGCACTAAACAATTGGAGGAAAAACAATTTAATTGGCTTATCAAGACTTTAGAAGACGCAAAAAATAAAACTGTATTAGTGTTTTATCATCATCCATTCTGGAATAACTGTAAAGGATATAATTATGGTATGGAAATTCACCTTGAAGAATTATGGAGACCCTTATTTGAAAAATATGGAGTTAAAGCCATATTTAATGGACATGTACACTCCTATGAAAGACATAAAAAAAATAATATTATATATGTTATAACCGGCGGTGGAGGTGCACCTCTTGAAATTTATACAAATAAAACAAAAGTACCAACAACAGTAAATTTGAATTATGGCAGTTTACATTATATTTTAGCAGAAATAAAAAATAATGAAATATTTTTTACCGTTAAAGGTGTTGCAAAAATTAAAAATAAAAATAATGATAGAGATCTGGAAAAAATCGATTTTATAATAGATACGTTTAAAATTCCTATAAAATAA
- a CDS encoding 3-hydroxyacyl-CoA dehydrogenase encodes MEIKNVMIAGAGVLGSQIAWQVAFSGFNVVVYDAFEKGIKAGKDFHNNFARLFEEKGMATKKQIEETFSRLTYTTNLEEAVRNADLVSESIPEVEEIKKSFYSELSKIAPDKTIFTTNSSTMLPSMFAEYTGRPEKFLALHFANPVWEANIGEVMMHEKTDKKYFDIVLKFASDIGMIPIPIYKEQPGYVLNSLLVPLLKAARTLLFRGISDPYSIDKTWMISTGAKIGPFGIIDMVGMDTVYNIALRNGKINNDEESLKMAEYCKKNYIDKGKKGIKTGEGFYKYPNPAYQNPEFLSANKE; translated from the coding sequence GTGGAAATTAAAAATGTTATGATCGCAGGAGCTGGAGTATTAGGATCACAAATTGCATGGCAAGTTGCTTTTAGTGGTTTTAATGTTGTAGTATATGATGCTTTTGAAAAAGGTATAAAGGCTGGAAAAGACTTTCATAATAATTTTGCAAGACTTTTTGAAGAAAAAGGTATGGCGACTAAAAAGCAAATAGAAGAAACTTTTTCAAGATTAACTTATACTACAAATTTAGAAGAAGCTGTTAGAAATGCTGATTTAGTGAGTGAATCTATACCTGAGGTGGAGGAAATAAAGAAGTCTTTTTATTCGGAATTATCAAAAATTGCTCCAGATAAAACAATTTTTACGACAAATTCCTCTACAATGCTTCCAAGTATGTTTGCTGAATATACAGGAAGACCAGAAAAGTTTTTAGCATTGCATTTTGCAAATCCTGTATGGGAAGCAAATATTGGTGAAGTGATGATGCATGAAAAAACAGATAAAAAATATTTTGATATAGTTTTAAAATTTGCCTCAGATATTGGAATGATACCTATACCAATTTATAAAGAACAACCTGGTTATGTTTTAAATTCTTTATTAGTTCCTTTATTAAAAGCGGCAAGAACCCTTCTTTTTAGAGGTATATCAGATCCATATAGCATTGATAAAACATGGATGATTAGTACTGGAGCAAAAATAGGACCTTTTGGTATTATTGATATGGTTGGTATGGACACTGTATATAATATCGCTTTAAGAAATGGTAAAATTAATAATGATGAAGAGTCACTGAAAATGGCAGAATACTGTAAGAAAAATTATATAGATAAAGGTAAAAAGGGAATTAAAACCGGAGAAGGATTTTATAAGTATCCAAATCCTGCTTATCAAAATCCAGAATTTTTATCTGCTAATAAAGAATAA
- a CDS encoding amidohydrolase has product MKILFKSANIYPITSKPFKGDLLIEDGKIKELGENIKTQADKIIDIEGKYIFPGFVDAHSHIGVFEEGVGMSYQDGNEMTDPNTAQVRVIDAFYPEDAAIKRALEGGVTTVMVVPGSANPIGGQGAILKFKSKIVDEMVIKEPAGLKMAMGENPKRVYGSQSKLPATRLGSVAVIREYFLKVKNYMKKKEKEDFNEFDLKMEIGEKVLKREIPARIHAHRADDILTAIRLSEEFGFDLVVEHATEAYKVVDYIKEKNIPLVLGPLFGFRTKLELKDMSFEALRIINEKGILAGLMCDHPVLHLEHANVQAALGMRYGAKEEDLLKMLTINPAKILRIDNRVGSLEPGKDADIVIWNYHPFDIKAKAESVYIEGKKVL; this is encoded by the coding sequence ATGAAAATTCTTTTTAAAAGTGCTAATATTTATCCAATTACATCAAAACCATTTAAGGGGGATTTATTAATTGAAGATGGGAAAATAAAAGAGCTTGGTGAAAATATAAAAACACAGGCAGATAAAATAATAGATATTGAAGGGAAGTATATATTTCCAGGATTTGTAGATGCCCATTCTCACATTGGTGTATTTGAAGAAGGCGTTGGTATGAGCTATCAAGATGGTAATGAAATGACAGATCCAAATACTGCACAAGTTAGAGTAATAGATGCTTTTTATCCTGAAGATGCTGCGATAAAAAGAGCATTAGAAGGTGGAGTTACTACAGTAATGGTTGTTCCTGGCAGTGCTAACCCAATAGGAGGACAGGGAGCAATTTTAAAATTTAAATCAAAAATAGTAGACGAAATGGTGATAAAAGAACCAGCAGGTTTAAAAATGGCAATGGGTGAAAATCCAAAAAGAGTATATGGTTCCCAAAGCAAGTTGCCAGCAACGAGATTAGGGAGTGTAGCAGTAATAAGAGAATACTTCTTAAAAGTAAAAAATTATATGAAAAAGAAAGAAAAAGAAGATTTTAACGAATTTGATTTAAAAATGGAGATTGGCGAAAAAGTGTTAAAAAGAGAAATTCCAGCTAGAATTCACGCGCACAGAGCAGATGATATATTAACAGCCATAAGATTATCTGAAGAATTTGGATTTGACCTTGTAGTAGAACATGCAACTGAAGCGTATAAAGTAGTGGATTACATAAAAGAAAAAAACATTCCTCTTGTATTGGGACCATTATTTGGTTTCAGAACAAAGTTAGAATTAAAGGATATGTCTTTTGAAGCGTTAAGAATAATAAATGAAAAGGGAATCCTTGCAGGATTAATGTGTGATCATCCCGTATTGCATTTAGAACACGCAAATGTTCAGGCTGCATTAGGAATGAGATACGGAGCAAAAGAAGAAGACTTATTAAAAATGCTTACAATAAATCCGGCAAAAATATTGAGAATTGACAATAGAGTAGGATCATTAGAACCAGGAAAAGACGCAGATATTGTAATCTGGAATTATCACCCGTTTGACATAAAAGCAAAAGCAGAAAGCGTTTATATAGAAGGGAAAAAAGTGTTATAA
- a CDS encoding ribonucleoside triphosphate reductase: MNLIYNYINNSDWKVRENSNMQYSLQGLNNHIHQEITKQFWLNEVYDKHNKKISEYHNNGFMHIHDLGALSAYCVGWDLEELLRKGFNGVSGKVASGPARHFRTALGQIVNFLYTMQGEAAGAVAFSNFDTLLAPFIRYDNLNYKQVKQSMQEFKFNMNVPTRVGFQSPFSNITMDLTVPSTHKDKHVIIGGKEKEETYSEFQKEMDILNKAFIEVMLEGDYDGRPFSFPIPTYNITKDFNWDSEVATMIMTMTMKYGTPYFANYVNSDMNPEDARSMCCRLKLDNRQVLEHMQQLSFGFVNEDKKENENTEIKRRGGLFGSNPLTGSIGVVTINMPRLMYLSNGNKNKFYSMLDEVMDLAKESLEIKRIYVEEWTKQGLYPYTKVYLDGVYKLTGQYWANHFSTIGFVGMHEGLLNFGIENGIASTEGKEFAQEVMDYMLGKLNEFNKETGNLYNLEASPAEGTTYRLARIDKNEFGEDIKQSGSKEKPYYTNSVHPPVNYFEDPFDLLEHQEGLQNKWTGGTVVHIFVGEKITDTEALKEFIKFSFENYSLPYMSITPTFSICPEHGYIAGEHFKCPHCGKDTEVYSRVVGYYRPVQNWNDGKQQEYIDRIQFRINSEVLRS; encoded by the coding sequence GTGAATTTGATTTATAATTATATTAATAACAGCGATTGGAAAGTTAGAGAAAATTCAAACATGCAGTACTCTTTACAGGGTTTAAACAATCATATTCATCAGGAGATTACAAAACAATTTTGGTTAAATGAGGTTTATGATAAACACAATAAGAAGATAAGTGAATATCATAATAATGGATTTATGCATATACATGATCTTGGTGCTTTATCTGCATATTGTGTTGGATGGGATTTAGAAGAATTATTAAGAAAAGGATTTAACGGTGTTTCTGGGAAAGTCGCATCTGGACCCGCAAGGCATTTTAGGACAGCGTTAGGACAAATAGTTAACTTCTTATATACAATGCAAGGAGAGGCAGCTGGTGCTGTAGCATTTTCAAATTTTGATACACTTTTAGCTCCGTTTATAAGATATGATAACTTAAATTATAAACAAGTTAAACAATCAATGCAGGAATTCAAATTTAATATGAATGTTCCAACAAGAGTAGGGTTTCAATCACCATTTAGTAATATTACTATGGATTTAACTGTACCTTCAACACATAAAGATAAACATGTTATTATTGGCGGTAAAGAAAAAGAAGAAACATATAGTGAATTTCAAAAAGAAATGGATATTTTAAATAAAGCGTTTATAGAAGTAATGCTTGAAGGTGATTATGATGGAAGACCATTTTCATTTCCAATTCCTACATATAATATTACAAAAGATTTTAACTGGGACAGCGAAGTGGCAACAATGATTATGACTATGACAATGAAATACGGAACACCATATTTTGCAAATTATGTAAATTCCGATATGAATCCTGAAGATGCTCGTTCAATGTGTTGCAGGTTAAAATTAGATAACAGACAGGTATTAGAGCACATGCAACAGCTTTCATTTGGTTTTGTTAATGAAGACAAAAAAGAGAATGAAAATACAGAAATAAAAAGGAGAGGCGGGTTATTTGGTTCTAATCCATTAACAGGTTCTATAGGAGTAGTTACTATTAATATGCCGAGATTAATGTATTTGTCAAATGGTAATAAAAATAAATTTTACTCAATGTTAGATGAAGTGATGGATTTAGCAAAAGAGAGTCTGGAAATAAAAAGAATATATGTTGAAGAATGGACAAAACAAGGATTGTATCCATATACAAAGGTTTATTTAGATGGTGTTTATAAACTAACAGGTCAATACTGGGCAAATCATTTTTCGACTATTGGATTTGTTGGAATGCATGAAGGGTTATTGAATTTTGGTATTGAAAATGGCATTGCGAGTACAGAAGGTAAAGAGTTTGCTCAGGAAGTAATGGATTACATGCTTGGAAAATTAAATGAATTTAATAAGGAAACAGGAAATTTATATAACTTAGAAGCATCACCAGCAGAAGGAACGACATATAGATTAGCAAGAATAGATAAAAATGAGTTTGGTGAAGATATAAAACAATCTGGTTCAAAGGAAAAACCATATTATACAAATTCAGTTCATCCACCAGTAAATTATTTTGAAGATCCGTTTGATTTATTAGAACATCAAGAAGGATTACAAAACAAATGGACAGGTGGGACAGTAGTTCATATTTTTGTAGGAGAAAAAATTACAGATACAGAAGCTTTGAAAGAATTTATTAAATTTAGTTTTGAAAATTATTCTTTACCATATATGAGCATAACACCGACATTTTCTATTTGTCCTGAACATGGATATATAGCAGGAGAACATTTTAAATGTCCGCATTGTGGAAAGGATACAGAAGTATATTCAAGGGTTGTAGGATATTATAGACCAGTTCAAAATTGGAATGATGGAAAGCAACAGGAGTATATAGACAGAATTCAATTTAGAATTAATAGTGAGGTTTTGAGGAGCTGA
- a CDS encoding anaerobic ribonucleoside-triphosphate reductase activating protein, with the protein MILAGIRTFSFVDYPKHISAVVYTGGCNFRCKWCHNWKIAYSNDYNSISEEKIIDKLSALRKRLNAVCVTGGEPTIHNDLPEFISKIKELGYLIKLDTNGTNPEIVEELISKNLIDYVAMDVKAKPENYCKLINVQENYWNTISRTINILRSSNIDYEFRMTYVPNLSTEEDIEFFEEFLKEDEKGYVTIANSTEIFKIKNNKKIELKKSILR; encoded by the coding sequence ATGATATTAGCTGGAATAAGAACATTTAGTTTTGTTGATTATCCTAAACATATATCGGCAGTAGTATATACTGGCGGTTGTAATTTCAGATGTAAATGGTGTCATAATTGGAAAATAGCATATTCAAATGATTATAATTCAATTTCTGAAGAGAAGATTATTGATAAATTATCTGCGTTAAGAAAAAGGTTAAACGCTGTGTGTGTTACTGGTGGAGAGCCAACAATACATAATGATTTGCCAGAATTTATTAGTAAAATAAAAGAACTTGGCTATTTAATAAAATTAGATACTAATGGAACAAATCCTGAAATTGTAGAAGAATTAATAAGTAAAAATCTAATTGATTATGTTGCTATGGATGTAAAAGCTAAACCAGAGAATTATTGTAAATTGATAAACGTTCAAGAAAATTATTGGAATACAATTTCCAGAACAATAAATATATTGAGAAGCTCAAATATAGATTATGAATTTAGAATGACATATGTTCCAAATCTTTCAACAGAAGAAGATATAGAATTTTTTGAAGAGTTTTTAAAAGAAGATGAAAAGGGATATGTAACAATAGCAAATTCAACAGAGATTTTTAAAATTAAAAACAATAAGAAAATCGAATTAAAAAAATCAATTTTAAGATAA
- a CDS encoding diacylglycerol/lipid kinase family protein has translation MEKIFVIVNPNSAGSKTKEIWPDIKAYLKKAGFSFKYAFTKGKMHAKDLTIEAIKTGFSNIICVGGDGTLNEIVNGVFSQNFKNPEDIVVGIIPSGTGNDWGKTVGIPDNYIQAIDVLKRKRIFVQDVGKVEYYRNDKKLERFFVNIAGMFFDAEVTRNANKSKEKNKGGSFSYLLNLLTTLFKYNSQSAEITIDNYSFKEKIFTMAVGICKYSGGGMKILPHAIPDDGFFDITLVKDVPKLLVIKNIKKIFDGSFVKLKWVKQFKAKKAEIKSKEKIYLEVDGESLGHTPFRFTILKKVLNIYGGE, from the coding sequence ATGGAAAAGATTTTTGTGATAGTTAATCCCAATTCAGCAGGTTCTAAGACAAAAGAAATATGGCCGGATATCAAAGCATATCTTAAAAAAGCAGGGTTTAGTTTCAAATATGCATTTACTAAAGGTAAAATGCACGCAAAAGATTTAACTATTGAGGCTATAAAAACAGGGTTTAGCAATATTATTTGTGTCGGTGGTGATGGAACACTCAATGAAATTGTAAATGGTGTTTTTTCTCAGAATTTTAAAAACCCAGAAGACATTGTTGTTGGAATTATTCCATCTGGTACAGGAAATGATTGGGGGAAAACCGTGGGAATACCTGATAACTATATTCAAGCAATTGATGTTTTAAAAAGAAAACGTATTTTTGTGCAGGACGTTGGAAAAGTTGAGTATTATAGAAATGATAAGAAACTGGAAAGATTTTTTGTCAATATTGCAGGTATGTTTTTTGATGCTGAAGTTACAAGAAATGCCAATAAGTCAAAGGAGAAAAATAAAGGAGGTTCATTTTCTTATTTATTAAACCTTCTTACAACATTATTTAAATATAATTCTCAAAGTGCTGAAATAACAATTGATAATTATTCTTTCAAAGAAAAGATTTTCACTATGGCTGTTGGTATTTGTAAATATAGTGGTGGTGGAATGAAAATCCTTCCACACGCAATACCAGATGACGGATTTTTTGATATTACACTGGTTAAGGATGTTCCGAAATTATTAGTTATTAAAAATATTAAGAAAATTTTTGATGGAAGCTTTGTAAAATTAAAATGGGTAAAACAATTTAAAGCTAAAAAAGCTGAAATAAAGTCTAAGGAAAAAATTTATTTAGAAGTAGATGGTGAAAGTTTAGGTCATACACCTTTTAGATTTACTATTTTAAAAAAAGTTTTAAATATTTATGGGGGTGAATAA
- a CDS encoding DUF554 domain-containing protein, with protein MIPTFVNALAVIIGSLLGLAAKKGVPDRLKTILFYAVGLTTLGIGINMSMSANNFLIVLGSMALGGIIGELIDIEGFLKRIGDSMQEGDFSTGFVMSSILFLVGPLTIIGSINAGLTNDGTLIYTKSLLDGISSTVLSSIYGLGVMISAGSVLVVQGSIVLLASQLSFLTNKIYLNDLVAVGGIMVLGIGLKILEIKDTKVGNFLPALIIAPILVWIVSFF; from the coding sequence ATGATTCCAACTTTTGTAAATGCATTAGCCGTTATAATAGGAAGTTTATTGGGACTTGCTGCTAAAAAAGGGGTACCCGATAGACTAAAAACCATTCTTTTTTATGCTGTGGGACTAACTACTTTAGGAATTGGAATAAATATGTCAATGTCAGCAAATAATTTTTTAATAGTATTGGGCTCTATGGCTTTGGGGGGTATTATTGGTGAATTAATTGATATAGAAGGTTTTTTAAAAAGAATTGGAGATTCAATGCAAGAAGGAGATTTTTCCACCGGATTTGTTATGTCTTCGATTTTGTTTTTGGTTGGCCCTTTAACTATTATTGGATCCATTAATGCCGGATTAACAAATGACGGAACTTTAATTTATACAAAATCATTGTTAGATGGAATTTCCTCCACAGTATTATCATCAATATACGGATTAGGAGTGATGATTTCTGCTGGTTCAGTTCTTGTGGTTCAGGGAAGCATAGTTTTATTGGCCTCACAATTATCTTTTTTAACAAATAAAATATATTTAAATGATTTAGTTGCAGTTGGTGGTATAATGGTATTGGGAATAGGATTAAAAATTCTTGAAATAAAAGATACTAAAGTTGGTAATTTTTTACCCGCATTAATTATTGCGCCTATTTTGGTTTGGATAGTTTCATTTTTTTAA